A genomic stretch from Leucoraja erinacea ecotype New England unplaced genomic scaffold, Leri_hhj_1 Leri_219S, whole genome shotgun sequence includes:
- the LOC129716369 gene encoding octapeptide-repeat protein T2-like: MERERERRARKERGRREAEEEEEREKRGRRERERKERREERGRERK, from the exons atggag agggaaagggagaggagagccaggaaggaaagagggaggagagaggcagaggaggaggaggaaagggaaaagaga gggaggagagagagagagaggaaggagaggagagaggagagagggagagagaggaaa